A stretch of Fulvia fulva chromosome 4, complete sequence DNA encodes these proteins:
- a CDS encoding Multiprotein-bridging factor 1 encodes MDDWESTTKIGSKVRGPGTAQRETTIRGKSALNAAQRTGAVVSTDKKFATANASGNPEGQRLTKVDRADGPVATKKVPDEVAKALSEARTKLKNQKGATMTQKDLAAKANVDVAAVAALERKGADFPSMDVVLKLQKAANVRLTGSNIGEPMLGPKKK; translated from the exons CAAGATCGGCTCCAAGGTCCGCGGACCAGGCACAGCGCAGCGCGAGACCACGATCCGAGGCAAGAGTGCACTCAACGCAGCCCAGCGGACAGGAGCTGTCGTTTCCACTGACAAGAAGTTCGCGACCGCAAAC GCAAGTGGCAACCCAGAAGGTCAACGCCTCACCAAGGTCGACCGCGCAGATGGTCCGGTCGCCACCAAGAAGGTCCCCGACGAAGTCGCCAAGGCCCTCTCCGAAGCCCGCACGAAGCTGAAGAACCAGAAGGGAGCCACCATGACCCAGAAGGACCTCGCCGCGAAAGCCAACGTCGACGTTGCCGCAGTGGCGGCACTCGAGAGGAAGGGCGCTGACTTCCCGAGCATGGATGTTGTGCTGAAGCTCCAGAAGGCTGCGAATGTGCGGCTGACTGGCAGCAACATTGGTGAGCCGATGCTTGGACCGAAGAAGAAGTAG